Part of the Geobacter pickeringii genome, TCCGAAAGGCCCTCCATTTCATAGAGACCACTTCCGCCGATGACGCCGATAATCTGTTCAGCCATCTCGCCTCACCTCGCTTTGGATTTATCCGTGTTACGGGAATACTGAAGCCGCCCTGACAGGACTACGCGCAGTCGTTTCGGTCGAGTTTCCCCTTGAGCTGTCCGCAGGCTGCCGAAATGTCGGCCCCCCGGCTCGACCGGGTGATAACCGTGAAATGCTTTGCCAGGAGAAAGCTGTGAAACTGGTCAACCGTCTGCTGGTCGGGGCTCTTGAACGCACATCCTTCGTGTTCATTAAAAGGGATCAGGTTGATCTTGGACGGTATTCCGCTGAGCAGCTTGACGAGCCGCTTGACGTCATCGGGGGAGTCGTTGACCCCCTTGATCATCACATATTCGATCGTAATCTTGCGACGGCCCGGCAGAGGAAACCGCCGGCAGGCATCGAGAAGATCCCGCAGCGGGTACCGCCGGTTGATCGGCATGATTCTATTCCGGACCTCGTCGGTAGTCGCATTGAGCGAGACCGCAAGGTTGACCGTCACGGCGTGCCCCAGCTGCTCCATCTCCGGAATCAGGCCGGCAGTGGAGACCGTGACCCGCCGGGTCGAGAACTGGAGTCCGTCATCGTGGGTGATGATCTTGAGGGCGCGGATCACGTTGTCGAGGTTTGCCAGAGGCTCTCCCATCCCCATGAAGACGATGTTGCGGAATGGAACCTCCCGCTGCACCGCACATATCTGGTTAACGATCTCTGCCGTGGTGAGGCTGCGGGTCAGCCGAAAGGTCCCAGTCAGGCAGAATTCGCATCCCATGGCGCAACCGACCTGGCTGGAGACGCACAAGGTGCTGCGATCTTCTTCGGGAATCAACACCGACTCGACGGTATTGCCGTCGGCAAGACGAAAAAGGTACTTTCTCGTCCCATCCCGAGAGATTTCCGTCACTTCGGGCTCCAGCCGACTGATGGTCGCCGAGTGCTCCAGGTCGGAACGCAGATCCTTGGCAAGATTGCTCATCACCTCAAAACTCGTGGCGCCCTTCTGGTAGAGCCATTTGAAGATCTGGCGCGCACGGTAGCGCTCCTTTCCCTTCCCCGCCAGGAACTGCTCCAACTCTTCGAGACTCAAATTTTTCAGATCTACTTTAATGTCCATACCTACCAGCAACTATAAAAAAAAGCCCTTCACGCGAAGGGCTTCTGTGACTCTCTGCTGTCACCCGACTAGAAGAGCTCGAGTTGGCTGAAGAAGTAAGGGATCTCGAACGCAGCTGACTCGGGCGAGTCGGAGCCATGAACCGTGTTCTCCTCGATACCGAGGCCGAACTCCTTGCGGATGGTCCCCGCATCGGCATTGGCCGGGTTGGTGGCTCCCATAACCTCACGCCAGCCGGTAATTGCGTTCTCACGCTCAAGCACCATGACCACCACGGGGCTGCGCGACATGAATGTGCAAAGGTCGCCAAAGAACGGCCGCTCTTTGTGGACATAGTAGAACCCCTCAGCTTCCTTCTTGGAAAGCTGAATCTTCTTCATGCCTACAATGCGGAAACCGGCGGCTTCCACCTTTTCAAGCACTTTGCCGACGATATTGCGCTCGACCGCATCGGGCTTAATGATGGCAAATGTTCTTTCCATGAAAACACCTCCAACCAATCTATTAGCGAAATAAAAAGACCGTTACTAGTAACATGCGGCCCTGCCGATGTCAACCAAAACATGTCTTTCAAAACACAAAAAAAGCCTGCAGAACCGAAGCTCTGCAGGCTTTTCTCTGGCGAAAAAGTAACCGAAATTACTTCTTCTCAGCCGGGGCAGCCGGAGCGGCCGGAGCCTTAGCGGAAGACATCGGAGCTTGAGCCGGAGCAGCGGCCGGAGCCGGGGCAGCCTGCTCAGCCGGAGCCGGAGCCGGAGCCTCTTCTTTCTTCTTGCAGCCAGCGGCGAAGGCCACGGCCAGAGCAAGACACAGGGTCAGAGAAAGCAGCTTTTTCATTTACGTTCTCACCTCTTTTCTTTTTTGAAT contains:
- the rlmN gene encoding 23S rRNA (adenine(2503)-C(2))-methyltransferase RlmN, with the translated sequence MDIKVDLKNLSLEELEQFLAGKGKERYRARQIFKWLYQKGATSFEVMSNLAKDLRSDLEHSATISRLEPEVTEISRDGTRKYLFRLADGNTVESVLIPEEDRSTLCVSSQVGCAMGCEFCLTGTFRLTRSLTTAEIVNQICAVQREVPFRNIVFMGMGEPLANLDNVIRALKIITHDDGLQFSTRRVTVSTAGLIPEMEQLGHAVTVNLAVSLNATTDEVRNRIMPINRRYPLRDLLDACRRFPLPGRRKITIEYVMIKGVNDSPDDVKRLVKLLSGIPSKINLIPFNEHEGCAFKSPDQQTVDQFHSFLLAKHFTVITRSSRGADISAACGQLKGKLDRNDCA
- the ndk gene encoding nucleoside-diphosphate kinase, whose amino-acid sequence is MERTFAIIKPDAVERNIVGKVLEKVEAAGFRIVGMKKIQLSKKEAEGFYYVHKERPFFGDLCTFMSRSPVVVMVLERENAITGWREVMGATNPANADAGTIRKEFGLGIEENTVHGSDSPESAAFEIPYFFSQLELF